Proteins from a genomic interval of Acanthopagrus latus isolate v.2019 chromosome 7, fAcaLat1.1, whole genome shotgun sequence:
- the LOC119023068 gene encoding twist-related protein 2-like, translating into MREEEQSNDDHSEGGVLSSKENTGRLRSNACPVVVATPGVTGHKRQMGSQMEDQVTAVSPTTSADDGKVKPGDDIQIHTPTGPKRLKRSPQHRLPSSGPSLSPVPGPSPGGLSPLEDPHGQRVIANIRERQRTQSLNDAFASLRKIIPTLPSDKLSKIQTLKLASRYIDFLYQVLQSDDMDTKLAGCNYLAHERLSYAFSVWRMEGAWSTMSAGH; encoded by the coding sequence atgagagaggaggagcagtctAACGATGACCACTCCGAGGGAGGGGTGCTTTCCAGCAAGGAGAACACGGGACGACTACGCTCTAACGCCTGTCCGGTCGTTGTAGCAACACCAGGGGTCACCGGGCATAAACGGCAGATGGGCTCGCAGATGGAGGATCAGGTTACAGCAGTTTCTCCCACCACATCAGCGGACGATGGCAAGGTAAAGCCCGGGGACGACATCCAGATCCACACCCCGACTGGACCCAAAAGACTCAAGAGGAGCCCTCAGCATCGGCTGCCTTCCTCGGGCCCGTCCCTTTCTCCCGTCCCCGGTCCTAGTCCTGGAGGTCTGTCCCCCCTCGAGGACCCACACGGCCAGCGGGTCATTGCCAACATCCGGGAGCGCCAGCGGACGCAATCTCTCAACGACGCCTTTGCCTCATTGCGCAAGATAATCCCAACGCTCCCTTCCGACAAACTGAGCAAGATCCAGACCTTGAAGCTGGCATCGCGCTACATTGACTTTCTGTACCAGGTTCTGCAGAGCGATGACATGGACACCAAGCTGGCTGGATGTAACTACCTGGCGCATGAGAGACTGAGCTACGCCTTCTCTGtctggaggatggagggagctTGGTCCACCATGTCCGCTGGACACTAA